The Bacillota bacterium genome window below encodes:
- a CDS encoding ABC transporter substrate-binding protein — translation MLSVLLLTFVLASCAGKPPAKEKEEVTVRVAIAPGVVHLDAQDTNTRYAFEVTQLCYENLFERDKDGKLQPWLVSDWSVSGDGLVYTFHVREGVKFHDGTPLDAEAVKVNLERKIQRDQPLASMLKPYLQEMRVTGPMTLELRFNKPMFDLPGILAAKTFAIYSPKALREQQPEWFKENMVGTGPFILKEYRKGEYAKFVRNP, via the coding sequence GTGCTTGCGTCGTGCGCTGGCAAGCCTCCGGCTAAGGAAAAGGAGGAGGTGACGGTACGGGTTGCCATAGCGCCGGGGGTAGTGCACCTGGATGCCCAGGACACCAATACGCGCTATGCGTTCGAGGTGACGCAGCTGTGTTACGAGAATCTCTTTGAGCGAGACAAGGACGGCAAACTCCAACCGTGGCTGGTGAGCGACTGGAGCGTTTCGGGCGACGGCCTGGTGTACACGTTCCACGTGAGGGAGGGGGTCAAGTTCCACGACGGTACTCCCCTCGACGCAGAGGCGGTAAAAGTAAACCTTGAGCGGAAAATACAGAGGGATCAGCCGCTGGCCAGCATGCTGAAGCCTTACCTCCAGGAGATGAGGGTCACCGGACCCATGACGCTTGAATTACGGTTCAACAAGCCCATGTTTGACCTGCCCGGCATTCTTGCTGCCAAGACCTTTGCTATATACAGCCCGAAAGCTCTACGCGAGCAACAGCCCGAATGGTTCAAGGAGAACATGGTGGGCACCGGGCCGTTCATCCTCAAGGAGTACAGGAAGGGTGAGTATGCTAAGTTCGTCCGTAACCCC